One genomic segment of Erythrolamprus reginae isolate rEryReg1 chromosome 2, rEryReg1.hap1, whole genome shotgun sequence includes these proteins:
- the LOC139163195 gene encoding major histocompatibility complex class I-related gene protein-like produces MALRSAPVLLLVWVAVAFRGSSFGASSHFMKYFYTAVLEPRQGQPHFVVVGFVDGQVFLHYDSRSRKLQPRVSWIEKLRKKDPQHWDREIRKIRGQDEMFRADLENLRSRYNDSKGLHTWQMICGCALQRDGSKGGFRQYGYDGRTFITFDKKTLTWVAPDPQAQLTQRKLNADPGKNQRYKAYLEEICIEWLEKYLFYGKETLLRTEPPVVTMSSRTEVEDGIETHVCRVHGFYPREIDASWMRDGEVWLQDTFHTSVAPNADGTYHYWISIQIDPKERGRYRCHVEHDGLQDPLDLELKEPTDSKSNLWLIIGCIVAALVVVGLIAGFLVFFKRRQDGYRAALRNDKGSSSSDLGKWEGATPAAASAILSLCKTLGGWKEGKAPTL; encoded by the exons ATGGCTCTGCGCTCTGCGCCCGTCTTACTCCTGGTGTGGGTGGCAGTGGCTTTCCGGGGTAGCAGCTTCG GCGCCTCCTCCCACTTCATGAAGTATTTCTACACTGCTGTCTTGGAGCCCAGGCAGGGGCAGCCCCACTTTGTCGTTGTGGGGTTTGTGGACGGTCAGGTCTTTCTTCACTATGACAGCCGCAGCCGGAAGTTGCAGCCTCGAGTCTCCTGGATAGAGAAGTTGAGGAAGAAGGATCCCCAACACTGGGACAGAGAGATCCGGAAAATTCGTGGCCAAGACGAGATGTTCCGAGCAGACCTGGAGAACCTGAGAAGTCGCTACAATGACAGCAAAG GCCTTCACACATGGCAGATGATATGTGGCTGTGCGCTCCAGAGAGATGGGAGCAAAGGAGGGTTTCGGCAGTATGGCTATGATGGTAGAACCTTCATCACCTTCGACAAAAAGACCCTCACTTGGGTGGCTCCTGACCCCCAGGCCCAGCTCACTCAGAGGAAATTGAACGCTGATCCAGGAAAGAATCAAAGATATAAGGCCTACCTGGAGGAAATCTGCATTGAGTGGCTGGAGAAGTACCTGTTCTATGGGAAGGAGACGCTGCTGAGGACAG AGCCTCCAGTGGTGACGATGAGCAGCAGGACGGAGGTGGAGGATGGGATCGAGACGCACGTCTGCCGGGTCCACGGCTTCTACCCCAGGGAGATCGATGCCTCCTGGATGAGGGACGGGGAGGTCTGGTTGCAGGACACCTTCCATACATCTGTGGCCCCCAATGCGGATGGAACCTACCACTACTGGATCAGCATCCAGATCGACCCCAAAGAGAGGGGCCGCTATCGGTGCCACGTGGAGCACGACGGCCTGCAGGATCCTCTGGACTTGGAGCTGAAGG AACCCACCGATTCAAAATCCAACCTTTGGCTCATCATTGGTTGCATTGTGGCTGCTCTGGTTGTGGTGGGTTTGATTGCTGGGTTCCTGGTGTTCTTCA AGAGACGTCAGGATGGCTACAGAGCAGCATTAA gAAATGACAAAGGATCCAGCAGTTCAGACCTGGGTAAGTGGGAGGGAGCGACTCCTGCTGCTGCATCAGCCATTCTGTCTCTTTGCAAGACTTTGGGGGGATGGAAAGAGGGAAAGGCCCCCACTTTATAA